In a genomic window of Aeromonas veronii:
- a CDS encoding 4Fe-4S binding protein, translating to MTSNLASNLAHGAGAAEHNARARAYALQHTVKTDNLIPATVSYQSQGRLLLVGPEDRIRRAASLLPAGVKPTLLVTEAVHDAEAADLETIFDATASLAALTLREPGLTGYLGQFQLIGLNGQGERVNLAALCFTQQAAENGEPRFDLVADLGRAPLFALERPPVGYLHLTDDQGLAERLAELCALTGIFDKPRYFRLDPEACAFTARGVPGCSRCLDVCPTDALKPINGRIQIDPHLCQGFGSCASACPTGAIVYHQPDANTSGDYLFRLLKHYREAGGEVPRLLIAGENEREWVEAELTRLPANWLPVWVEESASLGIESWFAALAYGASAVRIALVDDAPASVRALVERELASAAVLLAGAGLAADRIALFNPDAEQDKPISGEPAVALLEKPLKGDKRENLFAAFDALWQANEGSREPLAVPHGAPYGSVELKESDCTLCMGCVAVCPSRALHAVGHTPGLNFIEQDCIQCGMCEKACPEQAIVLVPRLQPVPEARRAVQSLKAEEAACCIRCAKPFAPASMIRRIQQKLAGHSHFQNEAAQRLLMCEDCRVKDVFAALAADPVSQLKV from the coding sequence CTGACCTCAAATCTGGCCTCCAATCTTGCCCATGGGGCGGGGGCGGCCGAGCATAACGCGCGCGCTCGCGCCTATGCGCTGCAGCATACGGTCAAGACCGACAACCTGATCCCGGCCACTGTCTCTTACCAGAGTCAGGGGCGCCTGCTGCTGGTCGGCCCGGAAGATCGCATTCGCCGCGCGGCCAGTCTGCTGCCTGCCGGGGTGAAGCCCACCCTGCTGGTGACCGAAGCGGTCCACGATGCCGAGGCGGCCGATCTCGAAACCATTTTCGATGCCACCGCATCCCTCGCGGCCCTGACCCTGCGCGAACCGGGCCTGACAGGGTATCTGGGGCAGTTCCAGCTTATCGGCCTCAATGGTCAGGGTGAGCGGGTTAACCTGGCGGCGCTCTGTTTTACTCAGCAGGCTGCGGAAAATGGCGAGCCGCGCTTCGATCTGGTGGCCGATCTGGGCCGAGCCCCGCTCTTTGCGCTGGAACGTCCGCCGGTCGGCTATCTGCATCTGACCGATGACCAAGGGCTGGCTGAACGGCTTGCCGAGCTCTGTGCTCTCACCGGCATCTTCGATAAGCCGCGCTATTTTCGCCTCGACCCCGAGGCCTGCGCCTTTACCGCCCGCGGCGTGCCCGGTTGCAGCCGCTGTCTCGATGTCTGCCCGACCGATGCCCTCAAGCCCATCAATGGTCGCATCCAGATTGATCCCCATCTCTGTCAGGGCTTTGGCAGCTGTGCCTCGGCCTGTCCGACCGGGGCGATTGTCTATCACCAGCCCGATGCCAACACCAGCGGCGACTATCTGTTCCGATTGCTCAAGCACTACCGGGAGGCGGGCGGCGAAGTGCCTCGACTGCTGATCGCCGGTGAAAACGAGCGTGAATGGGTGGAAGCCGAACTCACCCGCCTGCCCGCCAACTGGCTGCCGGTCTGGGTGGAGGAGAGCGCGAGTTTAGGCATCGAGAGCTGGTTCGCCGCCCTTGCCTATGGCGCCAGCGCGGTGCGCATTGCGCTGGTCGATGACGCCCCCGCCAGCGTCCGTGCACTGGTTGAGCGGGAACTGGCCAGCGCCGCCGTGCTCTTGGCGGGCGCTGGGCTTGCTGCCGATCGCATCGCCCTGTTTAACCCGGATGCCGAACAAGATAAGCCGATCTCCGGTGAGCCAGCCGTTGCCCTGTTGGAGAAGCCGCTCAAAGGGGACAAACGGGAGAACCTGTTTGCCGCCTTCGATGCCCTCTGGCAGGCCAACGAGGGGAGCCGCGAGCCGCTGGCGGTGCCCCACGGTGCCCCTTACGGCAGCGTGGAGCTGAAAGAATCTGACTGCACCCTCTGCATGGGCTGCGTGGCGGTCTGCCCGAGCCGCGCCCTGCATGCGGTTGGGCACACGCCCGGCCTCAACTTTATTGAGCAGGATTGCATCCAGTGCGGCATGTGCGAAAAGGCGTGCCCCGAGCAGGCCATCGTACTGGTGCCCCGTCTGCAACCCGTGCCCGAGGCGCGCCGCGCCGTGCAGAGCCTGAAAGCCGAAGAGGCTGCCTGCTGCATTCGCTGCGCCAAGCCGTTCGCGCCCGCCTCGATGATCCGCCGCATCCAGCAAAAACTGGCCGGTCACTCCCACTTTCAGAACGAGGCCGCCCAGCGGCTGCTGATGTGTGAGGATTGCCGGGTCAAGGACGTGTTTGCGGCGCTGGCGGCGGATCCCGTCTCCCAGCTCAAGGTGTGA
- a CDS encoding DUF3306 domain-containing protein, with protein MSEFLKRWSSRKSEARKHQVLQPREEAIPKAVSAPIEGSGEAEIPDAALDSSVVSTDKGSCEPLAVEGAESGEPQLITAQPGKAKLPDREALRAMFRSHKPDGLDDYTQDFSQPELLPAALTAGLRNWLVDQVTAPESEMANPASGSAEPVAVVSAPAADELADNHSQTHIDDRDILVSCGGQNVPTKGEGMEPSGS; from the coding sequence ATGAGTGAGTTCCTTAAGCGCTGGTCGTCTCGCAAGAGTGAGGCGCGCAAGCATCAGGTATTGCAGCCACGGGAAGAGGCCATTCCCAAGGCGGTTTCAGCCCCCATCGAAGGCAGTGGCGAAGCTGAAATTCCTGATGCCGCGCTGGATAGCTCCGTAGTCAGCACTGACAAGGGGAGCTGTGAACCTCTTGCCGTTGAGGGGGCAGAGAGTGGCGAACCGCAGCTGATAACAGCCCAGCCGGGCAAGGCCAAACTCCCCGACAGGGAGGCGCTGCGGGCCATGTTTCGCAGCCATAAACCGGATGGGCTCGACGACTACACCCAGGATTTCAGCCAGCCCGAATTGCTGCCCGCGGCCCTGACCGCCGGGCTACGCAATTGGCTGGTGGATCAGGTAACCGCCCCGGAGAGCGAGATGGCCAATCCGGCCAGCGGATCCGCTGAACCGGTGGCGGTTGTCAGCGCACCTGCCGCCGACGAGCTGGCTGATAACCATTCTCAAACCCACATCGACGATCGGGACATTTTGGTTTCCTGTGGTGGACAAAATGTCCCAACCAAGGGTGAGGGAATGGAACCCTCAGGATCCTGA
- a CDS encoding molecular chaperone TorD family protein codes for MSEQHNEKAGELTITELEQSSADLYALLASLWRAAPRGEQLAWLQGLQAMPGPFARGLGLVQLAASSHHENELAEEYQDLFIGLGRGEIVPFASWYLTGSLMELPLAVLRADLQSLGFERQSGVCEPEDHLAALCEVMAVLIGEQHPERNRFYERHLAPWVLACCRDQQQAKGGSFYRAVGALAEDFFKLENELRLPFGACVVTG; via the coding sequence ATGAGTGAACAACATAACGAAAAGGCTGGCGAACTGACCATAACCGAACTGGAACAGAGCAGCGCCGATCTCTACGCCCTGCTGGCAAGTCTCTGGCGCGCCGCCCCCCGTGGTGAACAGCTCGCCTGGCTGCAAGGGTTGCAGGCTATGCCGGGCCCCTTTGCCAGAGGGCTGGGGCTGGTGCAGCTGGCTGCCAGCAGCCACCACGAAAACGAGCTTGCCGAGGAGTATCAGGATCTCTTTATCGGGCTGGGGCGCGGGGAGATCGTGCCGTTTGCCTCCTGGTATCTCACCGGCTCTTTGATGGAGCTGCCGCTGGCGGTACTGCGCGCAGATCTGCAGTCCCTCGGCTTCGAGCGCCAGAGCGGAGTGTGCGAGCCGGAAGATCATCTCGCCGCCCTCTGTGAGGTGATGGCGGTACTGATTGGCGAGCAGCACCCGGAGCGCAACCGCTTCTATGAGCGCCACCTTGCCCCCTGGGTACTTGCCTGCTGCCGCGATCAGCAACAGGCGAAAGGGGGCAGCTTCTACCGGGCGGTCGGTGCGCTGGCCGAAGATTTCTTCAAGCTGGAAAACGAATTGCGCCTGCCGTTTGGCGCCTGCGTGGTGACGGGCTGA
- a CDS encoding transcriptional initiation protein Tat has protein sequence MSDEQLKDPSRRNLIKGVGVVATIGVLAGAAGRVVSKEALTHDTKPDQGYRETPHVHDFYRTLRGTD, from the coding sequence ATGAGCGATGAACAGCTGAAAGACCCGTCTCGCCGCAATCTGATCAAGGGAGTTGGCGTGGTCGCCACCATAGGCGTACTGGCCGGTGCTGCCGGTCGGGTGGTGAGCAAAGAGGCGTTGACCCACGATACCAAGCCTGATCAGGGCTATCGGGAGACCCCCCATGTTCACGACTTTTATCGCACCCTGCGCGGCACCGACTGA
- a CDS encoding formate dehydrogenase subunit alpha, translated as MKLTKRAEQPQAGEQSNEAVRGQGLTRRAFMVNSSLVAGGAVAAGWLAPAMMQRAEAKTVAADVPVEVKRTICSHCSVGCGVYAEVQNGVWTGQEPAFDHPFNLGGHCAKGAALREHGHGERRLKYPMKLVGGKWQRLSWDQAIEEVGNEVLRLRKESGPDSVYWLGSAKHSNEQAYLFRKMASLWGTNNVDHQARICHSTTVAGVANTWGYGAMTNSLNDMHNSKSIMFIGSNPAEAHPVAMQHILLAKERNGCKILVVDPRRTRTAAKADMYLSLRPGTDVAFIWGMLWHIFKNGWEDKEFIRTRVYGMDEVQKEVARWTPAEVERVTGLNEQQVHDAAKLLADNRPGCVVWCMGGTQHTTGNNNTRAYCILELALGNVGKSGAGTNIFRGHDNVQGATDFGVTSDSLPGYYGLEEGSWKHWARVWDVDYEWIKARFDNKAYNGKLPMNNNGIPVSRWVDGVLENADLIEQGSNIRAMFYWGHAVNSQTRGPEMKKAMQKLDMMVIVDPYPTVAAVMNDRTDGVYLLPATTQFETYGSVTATNRSMQWRDKVIEPLFESKVDHEIMYLLSKKLGFADELFKHIKVENNEPLLEDITREYNRGMWSVGYTGQSPERLKAHQQNWHTFHKTNLKAEGGPVSGEVYGLPWPCWGTPEMKHPGSHILYDTSIPVSEGGGGFRARFGIEYQGVSLLAEESWPKGSEVEDGYPEITADLMKQLGWWDELTEAEKKEAEGKNWKTDLSGGIQRVAIKHGFVPYGNAKARCVVWTFPDQVPKHREPLYTPRRDLLADYATWPDSKSLWRLPTQYASVQEKDVSKEFPIILTSGRLVEYEGGGDETRSNPWLAELQQEMFVEMNPADANDVGVRDGQYVWVEGPEGGRVKVKALVTPRVKPGLAFMPFHFGGHFEGKDLRSKYPEGSDPYVLGESVNIVTTYGYDPVTQMQETKVTLCRFRKVGA; from the coding sequence ATGAAACTGACAAAACGTGCCGAGCAGCCCCAGGCGGGCGAGCAGAGCAATGAGGCTGTTCGCGGTCAGGGGCTGACCCGTCGCGCCTTTATGGTCAACTCAAGTCTGGTGGCCGGTGGCGCCGTGGCCGCCGGTTGGCTGGCCCCAGCCATGATGCAGCGGGCCGAGGCCAAAACCGTGGCGGCCGACGTGCCGGTCGAGGTGAAGCGCACCATCTGTTCCCACTGCTCGGTGGGCTGCGGCGTCTATGCCGAGGTGCAGAACGGCGTCTGGACCGGTCAGGAGCCAGCCTTCGATCACCCCTTCAACCTTGGCGGTCACTGTGCCAAAGGGGCGGCCCTGCGCGAGCACGGCCACGGCGAGCGTCGCCTCAAGTACCCGATGAAACTGGTGGGCGGCAAGTGGCAGCGCCTCAGCTGGGATCAGGCCATCGAAGAGGTAGGCAATGAAGTGCTGCGCCTGCGCAAGGAGTCCGGCCCCGACAGCGTCTACTGGCTCGGCTCCGCCAAGCACTCCAACGAGCAGGCCTACCTGTTTCGCAAGATGGCGTCCCTGTGGGGCACTAACAACGTGGATCACCAGGCGCGGATCTGCCACTCCACCACGGTCGCCGGGGTCGCCAACACCTGGGGCTACGGCGCCATGACCAACAGCCTCAACGACATGCACAACAGCAAGTCGATCATGTTTATCGGCTCCAACCCGGCGGAGGCCCACCCGGTCGCCATGCAGCACATCCTGCTGGCGAAAGAGCGCAACGGCTGCAAGATCCTGGTGGTCGACCCGCGCCGCACCCGCACTGCCGCCAAGGCGGACATGTACCTCTCCCTGCGTCCGGGCACCGACGTCGCCTTTATCTGGGGCATGCTCTGGCACATTTTCAAGAACGGCTGGGAAGACAAGGAGTTCATCCGCACCCGAGTCTACGGCATGGACGAGGTGCAAAAAGAGGTGGCGCGCTGGACTCCGGCGGAAGTGGAGCGGGTGACCGGCCTCAACGAACAGCAAGTGCACGATGCCGCCAAGCTGCTGGCCGACAACCGCCCCGGCTGCGTGGTCTGGTGCATGGGCGGCACCCAGCACACCACAGGCAACAACAACACCCGTGCTTACTGCATCCTCGAACTGGCCCTCGGCAACGTGGGCAAGAGCGGGGCGGGCACCAACATCTTCCGTGGTCATGACAACGTGCAGGGCGCCACCGACTTTGGCGTCACCTCCGACTCTCTGCCCGGCTACTACGGGCTGGAAGAGGGCTCCTGGAAGCACTGGGCCCGGGTGTGGGATGTCGATTACGAGTGGATCAAGGCCCGCTTTGACAACAAGGCCTACAACGGCAAGCTGCCGATGAACAACAACGGCATTCCTGTCTCCCGCTGGGTGGACGGGGTGCTGGAGAACGCTGACCTCATCGAGCAGGGTTCCAACATCCGCGCCATGTTCTACTGGGGCCATGCGGTCAACTCCCAGACCCGCGGCCCCGAGATGAAGAAGGCGATGCAAAAGCTCGACATGATGGTGATTGTCGACCCGTACCCTACCGTCGCCGCCGTCATGAACGATCGCACCGACGGCGTCTACCTGCTGCCAGCCACCACCCAGTTCGAGACCTATGGCTCCGTCACCGCCACCAACCGCTCCATGCAGTGGCGCGACAAGGTGATCGAGCCCCTGTTCGAATCCAAGGTCGATCACGAGATCATGTATCTGCTGAGCAAGAAGCTCGGCTTTGCCGATGAGCTGTTCAAGCACATCAAGGTAGAGAACAACGAGCCACTGCTGGAAGACATCACCCGCGAATACAACCGTGGCATGTGGAGCGTGGGCTACACCGGCCAGAGCCCGGAGCGGCTCAAGGCGCACCAGCAGAACTGGCACACCTTCCACAAGACCAACCTCAAGGCCGAAGGTGGCCCGGTCAGCGGTGAAGTGTACGGTCTGCCGTGGCCCTGCTGGGGCACCCCGGAGATGAAACATCCTGGCAGCCACATCCTCTACGACACCAGCATTCCGGTCTCGGAAGGGGGCGGCGGTTTCCGCGCCCGTTTCGGTATCGAGTATCAGGGCGTCTCGCTGCTGGCCGAAGAGTCCTGGCCGAAGGGAAGCGAAGTAGAAGACGGCTATCCCGAGATCACTGCCGACCTGATGAAGCAGCTTGGCTGGTGGGATGAGCTGACCGAGGCCGAGAAGAAGGAGGCCGAGGGCAAGAACTGGAAGACTGACCTCTCCGGCGGCATCCAGCGGGTCGCCATCAAGCACGGCTTTGTGCCGTATGGCAACGCCAAGGCGCGCTGCGTGGTGTGGACCTTCCCGGATCAGGTGCCCAAGCACCGCGAGCCGCTCTACACCCCGCGCCGCGACTTGCTGGCCGACTACGCCACCTGGCCTGATTCGAAAAGCCTGTGGCGCCTGCCGACCCAGTACGCCTCGGTGCAGGAGAAGGACGTCAGCAAGGAGTTCCCGATCATCCTCACCTCGGGCCGTCTGGTGGAGTACGAGGGGGGCGGTGATGAGACCCGCTCCAACCCTTGGCTCGCCGAGTTGCAGCAGGAGATGTTTGTCGAGATGAACCCGGCGGATGCCAACGACGTCGGTGTGCGTGACGGCCAGTATGTCTGGGTCGAGGGGCCGGAAGGGGGCAGGGTGAAAGTGAAGGCGCTGGTGACCCCGCGGGTCAAACCGGGGCTCGCCTTTATGCCGTTCCACTTCGGCGGCCATTTCGAGGGCAAGGATCTGCGATCCAAATATCCGGAAGGGTCTGACCCCTATGTGCTGGGGGAGTCGGTCAACATAGTCACCACCTATGGTTATGACCCGGTCACCCAGATGCAGGAGACCAAGGTCACCCTGTGCCGTTTTCGCAAAGTAGGAGCCTGA